In Chloroflexota bacterium, a single window of DNA contains:
- a CDS encoding AAA family ATPase: protein MTIEKKDERPAGAASMEQVLFEVKKVIVGQDHLLERLLVALLARGHILVEGVPGLAKTMAIKSLSQSIGGKFQRIQFTPDLVPADLVGTRIYNQRTGEFNTALGPVFTNLLLADEINRAPAKVQSALLEAMQERQVTIGRDTFKLPAPFLVLATQNPIETEGTYPLPEAQVDRFMMKVVVDYPSATEEFVIVQRMTGTLEDVNMVMHAEDLILLQQQVDKVYADPMLMEFAVRLVSATRQPGQYGLPDLQRYITYGASPRASINLILTARALAYVRGRGYVLPQDILDMAYDVMRHRMVLSYEALSDGVNADALIKKIMTRIPIPVVPLDNVPASA, encoded by the coding sequence ATGACCATCGAGAAGAAAGACGAGCGTCCGGCGGGCGCCGCGTCCATGGAGCAGGTGCTGTTCGAAGTCAAGAAAGTGATCGTCGGGCAGGACCACCTGCTCGAGCGGTTGCTGGTGGCGCTGCTGGCGCGCGGGCACATCCTCGTCGAGGGCGTGCCGGGCCTGGCGAAGACGATGGCGATCAAGTCGCTATCGCAGTCGATCGGCGGCAAGTTCCAGCGTATTCAGTTTACGCCGGACCTGGTGCCGGCCGACCTGGTCGGCACGCGCATCTACAACCAGCGCACCGGCGAGTTCAACACCGCGCTCGGCCCGGTATTCACTAACCTGCTGCTGGCGGACGAAATCAACCGCGCACCGGCCAAGGTGCAGAGCGCCCTGCTGGAGGCGATGCAGGAGCGTCAGGTGACGATCGGCCGCGACACGTTCAAGCTGCCGGCGCCGTTCCTGGTGCTGGCGACCCAGAACCCGATCGAGACCGAGGGCACCTACCCGCTGCCCGAGGCGCAGGTCGACCGCTTCATGATGAAGGTGGTAGTCGACTATCCGTCGGCCACCGAGGAGTTCGTGATCGTGCAGCGCATGACCGGCACGCTGGAAGACGTCAACATGGTCATGCACGCCGAGGACCTGATTCTGCTGCAGCAGCAGGTTGACAAGGTGTACGCCGACCCGATGCTAATGGAGTTCGCGGTGCGTCTCGTCTCCGCGACGCGCCAGCCGGGGCAATACGGACTGCCGGACCTGCAGCGCTACATCACCTACGGCGCCAGTCCGCGCGCGTCGATCAATCTGATACTGACGGCGCGCGCACTCGCTTACGTGCGCGGCCGCGGCTATGTGCTGCCGCAGGACATCCTCGACATGGCGTACGACGTGATGCGGCACCGTATGGTGCTGTCGTACGAGGCGCTGTCCGACGGAGTGAACGCCGACGCCCTGATCAAGAAGATCATGACGCGCATTCCGATTCCCGTGGTGCCGCTCGATAATGTCCCAGCCAGCGCCTGA
- a CDS encoding DUF58 domain-containing protein — protein MSQPAPERLLQRLDWHVVRRLDGLLQGNYRTLFYGFGLDLAEVREYQAEDDIRYIDWNVTARMDHPYVRQYHEDREITAWFLLDLSPSVDFGTVNLLKRDLLINFMTVMARLLTRHGNRVGAICFGGQGQLVIPAHSGKVQVLRMLNDVLKYPKAQRTPLTDLSALVESAGRTIQRRSLIFVISDFISAPGWEASLKALTARHEVLAVRVWDPREVELPDIGPIIVEDAETGEQLHINTSDKKFRKRFAESARKREYELNATLRRLSVDTLPLSTEDDMVRAILGFAAMRKQRRWGAK, from the coding sequence ATGTCCCAGCCAGCGCCTGAGCGCCTGCTGCAGCGTCTTGACTGGCACGTCGTCCGCCGGCTGGACGGCCTGCTGCAGGGCAACTACCGCACACTGTTCTACGGCTTCGGGCTCGACCTGGCCGAGGTGCGCGAGTACCAGGCCGAGGACGATATCCGGTACATCGACTGGAACGTCACGGCGCGCATGGATCATCCCTATGTGCGCCAGTACCACGAAGACCGTGAGATCACGGCGTGGTTCCTGCTCGACCTGAGCCCGTCGGTCGATTTCGGCACGGTCAATCTGCTGAAGCGCGACCTGCTGATCAACTTCATGACGGTCATGGCGCGGCTGTTGACGCGCCACGGCAACCGCGTCGGCGCGATCTGCTTCGGTGGGCAGGGCCAGTTGGTGATCCCGGCGCACAGCGGCAAAGTGCAAGTCCTGCGCATGCTGAACGACGTGCTGAAGTATCCGAAGGCGCAGCGCACGCCGCTGACCGACCTGTCGGCACTGGTCGAGTCGGCCGGGCGCACCATCCAGCGCCGCTCACTGATCTTCGTCATCTCGGACTTCATCAGCGCGCCGGGCTGGGAGGCGTCGCTGAAGGCGCTGACGGCGCGCCACGAGGTGCTGGCAGTACGCGTGTGGGATCCGCGCGAGGTGGAACTGCCTGACATCGGGCCGATTATAGTCGAGGACGCTGAAACCGGCGAGCAGCTGCATATCAACACATCGGACAAGAAGTTCCGCAAGCGCTTCGCCGAGTCGGCGCGCAAGCGGGAGTACGAACTGAACGCGACGTTGCGCCGCTTGAGCGTGGACACGCTGCCGCTGTCCACTGAGGATGACATGGTGCGGGCCATCCTGGGGTTCGCGGCGATGCGCAAGCAGCGGCGTTGGGGGGCCAAGTAG
- a CDS encoding VWA domain-containing protein, whose translation MSFLWPGMLWFLLVLPVLVALYVWSQRRRSAYAIRYASLSLVKDALGKGPGIKRHIPPALFLLAVAAMIVGLARPESTIIVPRQEGTVILVIDVSGSMQAEDMQPTRMEAAKEAATRFVERQPQGVRIGVVSFTDNAAIVQSPTVDKEPVLSAINRLQPQRGTAVGRGLASALDAIFQTNMAQAIEAPQGGRGGPGAPVTPAPALPKLPPGEYAPAIVVLLTDGESNVGPDPVEVARLAADRRVRVYTVGVGSPDGVLLRIQGRAVRTRLDESTLKQMSDLTDGDYYRASTETDLKNIYDRLGTSTVVRTEKTEITFLFTASAIVVSLLAGMLSLLWFNRLP comes from the coding sequence ATGTCGTTTTTGTGGCCGGGTATGTTGTGGTTCCTGCTGGTGTTGCCGGTGCTGGTCGCGCTGTACGTCTGGTCGCAGCGGCGGCGCAGCGCGTATGCGATCCGGTACGCCAGCTTGTCGCTGGTGAAAGATGCGCTGGGCAAGGGGCCGGGCATCAAACGGCATATTCCGCCGGCGCTGTTCCTGTTGGCGGTGGCCGCGATGATCGTCGGCCTGGCACGGCCGGAGTCGACGATTATTGTGCCGCGCCAGGAGGGCACGGTCATCCTGGTGATCGATGTGTCGGGCAGTATGCAGGCCGAGGATATGCAGCCGACGCGCATGGAGGCGGCGAAGGAGGCGGCAACGCGCTTTGTGGAGCGCCAGCCGCAGGGCGTGCGCATCGGCGTGGTGTCGTTCACGGACAACGCGGCAATCGTGCAGTCGCCAACGGTGGACAAGGAGCCGGTGCTGTCGGCTATCAACCGCTTGCAGCCACAGCGCGGAACGGCGGTCGGTCGCGGGCTGGCTTCGGCGCTCGACGCGATCTTCCAGACCAATATGGCGCAGGCGATCGAGGCGCCGCAGGGCGGGCGCGGCGGGCCCGGCGCGCCTGTGACGCCGGCGCCTGCGTTGCCGAAGCTGCCGCCGGGCGAGTACGCGCCTGCCATTGTGGTGCTGCTGACGGACGGCGAGAGCAACGTCGGCCCCGATCCGGTTGAGGTTGCGCGGCTGGCCGCTGACCGGCGCGTGCGTGTGTACACGGTCGGCGTCGGCAGCCCGGACGGGGTGCTGCTGCGTATCCAGGGGCGCGCCGTGCGCACGCGGCTGGACGAGTCGACGCTGAAGCAGATGTCGGACCTGACCGATGGAGACTACTACCGCGCTTCGACCGAGACAGACCTGAAGAACATTTACGACCGGCTTGGCACGTCGACGGTTGTGCGCACCGAAAAGACGGAGATCACGTTCTTGTTTACGGCGTCGGCGATTGTTGTTTCTCTCCTCGCCGGAATGCTGTCCCTGCTCTGGTTCAACCGCCTGCCGTAA